DNA from Castor canadensis chromosome 3, mCasCan1.hap1v2, whole genome shotgun sequence:
GAGATTTCGGTCGCTTTCTACACTGAAAGATGCTGACTGGAATGCACAAACTCCGTAGTTACCTGTTACTACAGAGATTTCAGTTCTCTACGGGAAACTTAATGGGCGCTGAACTTGGTACCAGATACCACCTTTCAGACAAGACTGGGAGGTGGATGCACGAAAGCCCCAGTCCACCCTATCAGGCAGAGATCGCCAACAAATTACCCAGAAGGTAAACTTTTTCCGGGCCCGGCAGCGGAAAGGAGAGAGGACCCTCTCCTGAGAGTAGAGACtgactctaaaaaaaaaaaagaacgaatcTGAGCGCACATGAGGAAAGCAAAAAAGGATCGCGACAAGGCTGCCATGCTCCTAACTCCACCCTCCCTGCGATCAGCCTAGAGAAGGCCCAGACAGCCTCCCCTCCTTCCAAGCCCTCCGAGCGGCGCCAGGAAAGGTTCCGCGGAcctccactcccctcccccaaacgAGGAGCTGGGGAGGCCCGGGAGATTAAGAGCTTCCGTTCTTCCCCGCCCAGTGGAAAGAAGTGAGAAGTGGGATGGCGAACACACACACCCAGCCCCAGCCTCCCTCGTCCTCCACGCGAACCCGGAATCCGGTTCCCACCCCAACCCAAGACTTACTTGTCAGTCCTGCAGCTAATGCAGCCACCGCAGCTGTCTCCCCGGTGTACCGCCACAGCCCCTATTCCAGGGCCGCCCCCCCCGCCCCAGCTGCTCGCCCCCGTGGGTTCCGGGGCAGTCGAAGGAATTACTTCCGCCCGGTCACAGCCGCTTTCTGAAACACGCGGGAGACAGTGCTGGTGAGGCTGAGAGGCAGTCTGTTACCCACTTCCGTCTGATAGAATTGTGTAGCGCcccctctcttcctcttgagtAATACAGACCCGCCTAAGGGACGTCCTATTGGCAAATGTCAACCAATCAGATTCTAGGTTTTCTAGATTCCCAGCATGCAGTGCAGACCCGATCCAATTTCTGCTGAGAGGCGCTAGGGAATCCGAAGCTGCACTGCATCCTGGGATTTGGGCGGGTACTGTTGGTGTCTGACCTGAAGGTGCGCTGCATACTGGGACTTGTAGTTTCTCGTGCTGCGTGTTCACACTTTGGTGGATTTAGAGGTTTTTCGTGCTATGGTTTGGGTGTAATCCTGGATGTgaaagaggacaaaggagagaCTGAGACATGAACATGCGGCTGCTATGCTAACAGATAGTGCTCTTACCGAAGCAGCAGCTGCCCTTTGTGCATCTCAACGGTAGGCGCAATGTTCTTGCCTCATTTCCTCTTTTCCCGGTATCCGTCAATGTTTACTTTCAACTAACCACGCCCCCACTCGCACCCTTGGCTCTTCGCGCCCTTCGGGTTTCCCCAGCTCTGCTAGATCCTGAGCTTACTCAAAGGGCAGGCAGGCTCCTGCCCCCATGACTGATTATGAGACCATCTTTTTGCACACCCTGCTTCGCGCCCACCGCCTCTCTTTTTCGATCATCCTGTTCTTTTCACTTGCTTTCCTGTGGTTAGGAAAGGTTAGGCACATTGTTTGGAAAGCTGAAGCCACCAAATTAGGTTTGCCCTCTTACTGTTTTTGTTGAATGTGACTTAAAGAGAATGTACAGCCAAGACACACAGTGTTGCAAGTTTCTCAACTGGGCACTGTTGCGTAACAAGGACCACAAAGGAAACTAGATATAGGCAAACCAGAATTTATTGCTCTTATGCTAACAAATAACTTGTGccagaaaggtttttttttttttgacttggtttggtttttgagacagagtctcacagcGTAGTTCAGATCAACTGCCAACTCACAATCTCACCtaagcctccccagtgctgggattatagttgggGGCCATCGTgcccaggtcttttttttttttaagttcacttgGCAGATAAAAGATATTTTCGATTTAACTTGTCAAGGCCTTTGCAGAAATAATGAAAGCGTGGCGGTATTGGTAACTCTAGAAAATAGAGTTTGATGGGGAGGAGAGGCACAGGTGCagaaggcaaaacaaaaaaacctcaacaaaCCCTCTACGTTGTGGATTTGGGGGAGCCATGGGTTGGTAAAAGAACTCACAGAGAGGgagagtaggagaaaacaaagatttattaggacgcCATTAAGAGAAGAGACAAATGGTGGGTGGCTATGCGAGGTATAGTAGCTGCTGAGACGGGGTTTACAGTAAGTTTTATTCCTCAGGTTAGGCTACTTCTGATTGACCATCTCTGCTTTTGTGGATCTTActgattggttgtctcttcctgggatcatggtttgaatttctcaCACAAGAACATCTCTGTTTCACCTGTGCCTCCAAGGGGGCAGGATCAACCCCCACATTTCATATGTTCCTTGGTATTTATTTGTCTGCCATGGTTCCTTAAAATGGGGGCTTCCTCCACACtctgtcatttgtttttcttttcctcctccggtggtgctgtggtttgaacgcAGGACTTCATGCCAGCCAAgtaggcatgctaccacttgagccactcctccagcttcACCTGCTTTCAGTTACTTGCTTTTATTACCAGTTTTAAAAGTCAAGTAGCTAAGCTACTTTAAGTATACTGCCATTAAGTTTGCTGTAGATAACACCTCTGACATATGGTTACAATGGTAATTGCTGCCTAAGTTGTTTTCCAGGAACTTGGAAGCTGCTTGTCTATCTCAAACTCTTAATGATTGATCCTTCACTTGGGCCTGTACAGGTGTCCACTGAGTGACCTTTTGACAACAGAAGGCAGGATCCCTCAGAGTGTTAGCTCCTAAGCAAGGCAGTCATCTGTAGGgacagatttctatattcatgcCCCTTCAAAGtgtcctttattttgtttcagctaaaactttttggaaaaaattgagcaTTCCCAAAaccatctttccttcttaaacTATGACCCTACACTTACCTCTAAAGTGCATTTCTATGTGAATATATACAGGCTCCCCAAATAAAATTCCCATGCTTCCCATGCTTTGTTCAAGAAGGGCATTGCTTTGTAAACAACATCTGTGTGGAACCACCGGCTTCTGGGCTCCACTgtacttctctagctgtagcctttcctttctgtctaataaatcctactttatatacataaaataaaataacttctgTGTGCTCCTTACCTGCTACAGGTAATAAATTGTTTTCCACTCATGTCTTGGTTATGCTtctttgtgcgtgtgtgttggcGGGGGCTTTGCATCCACAAAGATGCAAAATTCATCGAGTTCTGCTACATGGTCATGCTAATGCTGATATTTTTTGATCATGAGTTCTAGGAAAAGTGGCTTACATGTGTAGATCACTGATTACTTCACTTTTTCCTGCCTCTAACTGCCTTTCCCCCTGCCTCAGAGCATTGTGTTTCATTATCCCATAAATACCCCAATCTTATTGTCCTGTCTCCACAATTAGCAACTTGTGAGTAAATTCTTTTGCAAAACTCATATTTTGTtagtgttaggtccctggcattatTGGGGTAGGCGGAAGGTCCCGAGGCTAACACTGAAATCAGACCACCTGATTTATAACCACTTGCCAAACTTCCCTGCTTgttcccctgcttgtttccctgcttgcaaaatctcaggaacttccagtttctcaactagccaggcatgtcaacctgttccatctggtgattgcagataatcggagaccagagactctctccctcccccatggcttgacccctcctataaagcccactacccattccagccaagccaCTGCTCTCTGATCTCAAGGGGgacagcccagcagtctgtaataaatctttcttttccccatGTGGCAAGGTCCGTCTTTATTCGGCAGTTCCTTACATCTGATGCCGAAACccgggagaggttaacaggatgctcctgcctggggctgctcccttggcctttgtgtcctgccctctcccgaacccagactgctgaattgaccccatgtgCCTACGGATTGTGGATAttggaccttactgccttgccagctttcccatccatcattagtctctctttttttttttttttttttttttcagtttttgaaggTTTATTTAAGCACAAATAAAACACACACGTGGGCCGTCTATTCGTTTTCTTCACTGCGCAGCCTGGCGTTGGGGTTGGTGACTCTGATGGCCAGCTGGGCCGCTCTTTCCACGATGGCTTTGCGGTTCTTCGAGGAAACGTTGTGTGCGATCTCGGCACAGTAAGATTTGTTACACATCAGAAGCACTTCCAGCTCCTTGACATTGTGGACCAGGAACTTCCGGAAGCCACTGGGCAGcatgtgctttgttttcttgttgctcCCGTAACCGATGTTGGGCATCAAGATCTGGCCCTTGAATCGTCTCCGCACTCGGTTGTCAATACTCCTAGGTTTCCGCCAGTTACGCTTAATTTTGACATAGCGGTCTGACTGGTGCCGGATGAACTTCTTGGTCCTCTTTTTCACGATCTTGGGCTTCACCAGAGGTCTGAGGGCAGCCATGATGCCGAGTAGGAGATGGCAGCCACCACGGAGGCAGCGCCGAGGAAGAGGGCTCATTagtctctcttccactgctctccacctgacctactcctttCCTCAGATTCGGTAAATGTCACCCTACTTGGGTCTGcctgctttctctctctggtCTCGGAAGTTATGGCGCTATGCCAGGTATGCCTCCTACCCCCACTGGGGTGCCCACCACTTAGTACGGGGACACCTGGCTAACTGATTGGGCATTCTCTGTCGGATGGCAACCCAGGCCAGGGACGCCTGCCCTTGGGAACTCGTTTGGGTGacacttccccctccctctcactctctctctcttgctctccctttctgttttcctttcctctgtctagggtgagagctcaacagcccctccagcttactatgACCAAACGGCAACTAGacaatttttctctccttgcctgagtcacgtaagggaggctagatcttgacctagatctatattagCCTGAAAAGTAAACTAACTAAGTCACCtgccttgctctctctctctctctctttctctcccctttttcttctacattatggggaccacacACTCTAAATTAAATGTGTTtactgggatgccttctctgcaccctccccttggtctccaagaccaTATATAACCTAAGtgactgattttcacacacttctagagCTTGAAAATTTCTGCCATTGCAATGGCAAGTGGTCCGAAATTCCATTCATCTAAGCTTTCCTTTCTTTATGCTCTCAACCCTCCCTCCTCCAATCTTGTAATGCTGTTCAAATATTCCTTGGCAGCGACAAACcccctcaaagtctgtgtctctccctcccactgaacccTTTTCTgaagactcttctcttacttgtgacctcatgggctctgtctgcccacctcccaactcctcctgctGGTCCTCTACTTcgatctcttctcccaccccatcctcccatgactcagaccccccttcttccaccactgctggctctcccaaacatctgccaccctattccccttctacaaTAGTTACAATTGACCCTGTGCCATCggctcctcaggaaccaacactACCAacattgccctcagcccctgctacaccctcacccttctacccacctgcatcccataccTGCTCCCAGTCCATCTCTACCCAatcagggaggtggcaggagctgacggCATTATCAGAgtccatgtgcccttttccatgactgacctctctcaaattgaaaagagacttggctccttctctaatgactcagtctcctatattaaagattctttcctccactttaacttcagatgagaaggaaagagtTTGGTTGGCAGCCCAGGCACATGCCAATGATGTTCACTGCATAGATCTCACTCTCCTGGTGGGATCTATGGCTGTGCCATATAAGGATCCACATTGGGACTATCAGGACCCCACCATGCTAGCCACCTGAAATTATATGCTTGCCTGCCTCCTTGTGGGGCTACAGATTGCTTCCTATAGGAcagtcaattttgacaaacttagagaATTTATCCAATGCCCAACTGAAAATCCCACTGACTTCTTAGAGCACCTTACTGAAGCtttaaacaggcagaggatggccctcaaaccccccagggagatcttgtgaaaatggcatttaagatatttaataactgagatgaggcttgagaccagcGAAAAGCCCAGCTCTTGGCGGCTGCCCTGAGGCTGCCTCCTCCAACTTCCAGACGGGCCTAACAACAATGCATACATCCAGGGGTCTGCTTCAAGTACAACTAGACAAGACACTGGacaaaacactgcccttcacctcaccTGCCGCCAGGACCCTGTCTACAATGTTGGCCAGAGTGGGCACTGGAAGGACAACtacccctctttgtctctgcaaggtaggtcagtctcccattcccactctcaacagagtgaaggcctcacagacctcttgggcctggtggcagaagactgatgtggccctgggacctcggcccccttcaagatcacctcagagAAGCCCAAGGTAACTGTCCAAGTAGCAGAAAGGCCTCAACTTCCTATTTGGTGCTACCAGACTTCtcgggtaagctttatccttcacagatctccgaGACGGGGGTGGAcggtctcctccaccagccaaaaaggaaagacagttttatttaaaattaaaaattcttatggAGGTTGATTTTTAAATACAGGTTACAAAGTAagcaactggaaaggatatagataagtAAACTTCAATGAGTGATAAAGTTAAatttgactataatctaagaattgcctaaaagatttttaaggtcatgtcaaactaaaatcaaattctctatgtctataaaatgacAAGGTTACCTTagtattgttctgctctgagtaacatctacaaaaaactattATAGGGaagcattttattaaagaaattatttctgttttctgctgaccttgtcaagctttaagtactactaaatcagagttcatttacatatctgctcatgtgtcttaaatgaccatcttgtaacagtgttgtgtctatactttatccaaatatggtacaaacatttacaaagttaaaaatgtagacttatataaaataatgagttaaATCTCTCTTTCATCTAGAAGTGTTAAATTTAACCCGCATCCTGatagtcagcctctgtttgcctttaaagattccacaaaccCTTCATAGCAACtgacttggacagttttgccacaagagtttaaagacagccctcatctttttgaacagaccctaaccagagacttagtAGGTTGGcgctacccagaggccacccttcttcaataagttgatgacttacttcagtgcagagccacagagcccctcatctgcagggcgactgagtcctttttaaaatgttctgacctccgggaatacaaagtctctaagaagAAGGTtcaattatgcctcccacaggtcacctacctaggtgtgatcttaaagggacagactcactccctgagtcatgaggaagtcgacccaatcctccatttcccactcccccataccataaagcagcttagaactttcttgggagttacagaatTTTGCTGAATCTGGATCCCTGGATATGCggcctttagcagacacctttttatgctccttctaatattcctatttgggtcttacataatCAATGCTCTTAGGATTGTTTCCCCttcccaataaaggtgcaaaccaaaccagttcacctgagaaagcccgtgaatccatggccaatgagaaaacccCCCCACACCAGATCACCCCCCAAAGctcttccttcttgagcccctttgaaataatgtatggccacccatttctctcaggaaacttgcctccaacagactctgctcctctggctacctaccttatcttaacctcctctgggaacttctcagagagcatgtggaccagatcctgccccacccctcagagggccctataacaatttctattaaaccaggggatctcaTTCTCCTAAAAGATCTTTGATCCTCTCCATTGTGACTTCGGTGGACCGGCCGTCATCTGGTCATCCTTATAacgcccactgctgtcaagctcaacgggatcccccagtggcagcaccttttaaggataaaacattgcccaccaacctcagactcttccactacagcaaaggatgagtactcttgcgtAACACTGGGCCCCACGCGGCTACACCTCTCCTGCAAACTctttccctcttccactcctacataagttcttagtcctcatctggctctcaattttctgccataggtgaatTTAAAACACTGGCAGGAGCAGTGGGCCTAGTAATGGGAGCACACATACTACTTCCTTGTCTCCTTCCCTTGGTTACACAATCTATCAGGTCCgttatagaggctactatagaaagaaaaacggctgcacatgtaatgatgctatggaaatacaaacccttaaaccagggaaatactctttaaccctagattcctccaggatcattcagggaactcagcagatgctactacaaccttctcccaacaactggccttgtctgcaaatgaagcctgggaaaaaccatcaTCCTCTGttcctggggacctcacaaatttccaaattctagCCGAATCCCCCTCAACGATGCCTCcactcagcatgaagcagctagatcTATCGGTGCCCATAATagcaacaaaaggctggaatgttaggtcgcTGGCATTCTTGAGGCAGGCAGAAGATAACACTGAAATCAGACcacctgatttatgaccacttgccaaacttccctgcttgttcccctgcttgtttccctgcttgcaaaatctcaggaacttccagtttctcaactagccaggcatgtcaacctgttccatctggtgattgcagataatcggagaccagagactctctccctcccccatggcttgacccctcctataaagcccactacccattccagccgAGCCACTGCTCTCTGATCTCAAGGGGgacagcccagcagtctgtaataaatctttcttttccacatgtggcgaggtctttattcagcagttccttacagtTAGCTGCTAGGCAgggacttttatttatttatttatttatttattttttcttctattcatatgtgcatacaatgtttgggtcatttctccccccttcccccagtcccctccccgtTCCCTCCCcgttccctccccccccccccgttccctccctctcccccctacccctcgctatcaggcagaaactattttgtccttatctctacttttgttgaagagagagtataagtaataataggaaggaaaaagggtttttgctagttgagataagaatagctatacagggagttgacttgcattgctttcctgtgcatgtgtgttaccttctaaattaattcttcttgaactcaccttttctctagttcctggtccccttctcctattggcctctgttgctttaaagtattagGCAGGAACTTTTAGGGGCAAGAATAAGGCCCTCCAGAGAAAATCAGAAGGAATCAGCTTAAGTCAGCCAAAATCTCTGAGTCACTCTTTTAGATGACCTAGAATAAACTTTGCTCATTGTAATCTATTATATGCCAAATTCTCAGGCTAGGGAAAAAATTCAGTGGCAGGGCACTTACCTTGCTTGGTGTGAGGTcttgggttagatccccagctccacaagcaaaaaaaaaaaaaccataaaggtACAAAGAAAAGTAGTAACATAATGTTAAATTCTCTACCCCAGCTGTGCCATATTTGAACATGTAATGTATGAAAGAAGCAAGATATCTAACTCAGCATGCTTCAGaatgtgcctatctctacatgtAATGACAAGTCTTTCTAATATGAATATTCATGCATCTTTCCTATAACATCTTGCCACCTGTGATTGGAGAGGCACTACTTTGGAAAATATCCCCAGCACTCTTCTTACTGACTGCAAGTAACAAACCTTTGTtcggttttgtttttctcttggttGTGTTTACTGGCTTTTCACTCACCAAGGGACAAACTGATTGTATTTAGTTATAGTTTCTGTGATTGGCATACTGCCCAATAGGCAAAATGGTCTGGAACAAGGAGGTTATTggcccattttcttttcttctgttcttttctctctctcactctcattctctctctctctctctctctctctctctctctctctctctctctctctttctctttctctcactgtctcttttttgtatggtactggggtttaaactcagggcttataccttcagccactccaccagcccttttttgtgaaggggtttttaagatagggtcttgtgaactatttgcctgggctggctttgaactgtgatcctcctgatctctgcctcctgagtagttaggagtacaggtgtgagccactggcatgggctccattttcttttctttctttttttttttttggtggttggaactcaggatcacaacttgctaggcaagcgatccacttgagccactttcaccagcctttttatgtgatgggtattttcgagatagggtctcctgaactatttgcccagggctggctttgaaatgtgatcctcctgatctctgtctgctgACTAGGAATCCTAGGAaggattaccagcatgagccatgggtaattatatttccttttttagttCAGAAGGAAACAAACGAAAAGTCACAAGTAAACATTACATACAATAGTGGAAGTTATAGTTTGTAAAAGTAATATCTGTCTTCGGTTTTTCCATCAGTTTCCGTCTTTAAGTGTAACCTCTCATATGTTGTGAATGGAAAGTCAGGGTTCTAAGCAATCCTAGAACCCTGTCTAAATAACCTTGGAATCATTCCAAAATTCTATTCAAGTAGTTATATTCACAAATATCCCTGAACTACTAGAACTGAAAAGTCCATTTAACCATAAATAATAATTCTATACAATGTTCAGAATATTACCTCATGTTAGTGTTAGGGTAAACAAAAGGAAGCTGTATTACAACTGGACCCCTCTCCCTTGAAGATGACTTACACTAAACTCTCTAACTGGCCCTAAAGAAAAATGGACGTCCACCtatagccatttactagaaactccctaCCTGGCCTAGAAAAAATGACCTGCTCTAAGCCATTATCTTGGGCGGGTCAGAGCCATTGAGGATTTTTCCCACCCATTGACCTTCCTAGGACTTCTCTACCAGTCTCCTATATCTACTCCCGCTCTTTAAGCAGCcaggggctccagctctcttgttgGGGACCCCCCTACGCAGAATCACTTCTCTACAATAAGTCCTGTACCAGCATCAAGCTGTCTTCCTGCCTATCTATTCTGTGCCTTTTTCATTCTGACAATTAGCTATTTAGAAACCTTGAGAAGGAACTAGGTGAGAATGACTGAAGCCTGTAATTTtggctactctggagacagagatctggTGAATCAAGGTTGgtagccagccccaggcaaacagttcatgagatcttatctcaaaaatacccaacacaaaaaacagggctggtggaacagctcaagtggtagcacacctgcctagtaagtataaggccctgagttcaaaccccagtactgccaaaaggaaaaaagaaaaggctaaatGTTTTTTCATCTGCCTACAGTAGCTgtaggaagatttaaaaaaaattcaggttcatattaaaaacatttttaaatgaaaagaataatttaCATATGTATCAGTAGAATAAGGGATAATTGATGTTATTTGAAGTATGAATAACAGTAAACTGAACAGTAAACTCAatcagtattagggtttgaactcagggcctacaccttgagccattccaccagctcttttttgtaatgggttttttccagatagggtctgggaaactatttgctcagactggctttgaaccttgatcctcctgatctctgctgcctgagtagctagtattacaggcttaagccaccagcacctgccccttgaaaaaaattttaaatgtaagtagatggggttgggggtatagctcagggacagagtacttgcctaagcATGCTGGAGGCCCTAGGTTCGATCTCCagcactgtttaaaaaaagaaaaaaaaaatgtgtgtgtgtgtgtgtgtgtgtgtgtgtgtgtgtgactgtaagAAAACATATTcagctgtgtgctggtggctcctgcctgtaatcctagctactcaggaggcaagagatcaggaggatctctgttcataAAAAGTGATACCATTTTATCCTTCTAAAGATCCCCTCTCTTATCCCAAGAAGTAGATAGCTTTTGGAGTTGCCAAGGTGATcatattttacttgtttatttacatattttgtggtactggatattgaacctaaggcctcatgcatggtaggcaagtgctctaccactgagctgaacACCCAGCCCAATCATTATAATCATTTGACTGTAAATTTGTTCCTTTCCTATGCAAATCCTTTCCTATACAAACAGTAGGCCAAATCATAAGCAGTGATAGTTCTGAAACAGTGGTAAATTTATCTCTACCAGTTAGAGGCTCATTCTTCAAAACTCAGCTGAACGTGAATTCAGTGTGAAACCATTCTGAGGCCAAATTAATCATGCTTAGTTggagactttttctttcttcctttctttcttttttttttttttttttgtggtatgggggcttgaactcagggccttcaccttgagccactccaccagcccaattttttgtgatagggttatTCGAGATAGGGGCTTATGAACATTCGCCggggctggctttcaactgcgatcctactgatctctggcctcctgagtagccaggataacaggcgtgagccaccggcgccggGCTCTTTGGAGACGTCTATAGCATTTTCTGTATCAGTATATCTCAATTTTATCACATTATATTCTGGCTTATTTTGGGGCGTTTCTCCATTATGTTAGCACCATCCACTCCCAATTTTACCCGGTGTC
Protein-coding regions in this window:
- the LOC141421673 gene encoding large ribosomal subunit protein eL32-like is translated as MAALRPLVKPKIVKKRTKKFIRHQSDRYVKIKRNWRKPRSIDNRVRRRFKGQILMPNIGYGSNKKTKHMLPSGFRKFLVHNVKELEVLLMCNKSYCAEIAHNVSSKNRKAIVERAAQLAIRVTNPNARLRSEENE